Proteins from a genomic interval of Caldicellulosiruptor diazotrophicus:
- a CDS encoding GldG family protein encodes MKGKGLNKVRKQKNRIFIFSFSFIFLIGINLLSQLHLPEIDLTSNRFYTLSAVTHSFLKKLNTPVTIYVICKDTSKNFRLLEIVKQYQIHSQFVKVKYINPSKNGWILKKYEDSFNKIEDGSLIVELGNRYIIINRDNILDILVNPATNQEKILGVRIEEQLTYAIMSLTKESSVLIYELEGHGEKKLKDLGILNEIKLANYQIKSINLLSISQIPREAKVLLVMAPQVDLSEKEIEIIHNYLKSGGKAIFLIDVVNEKLTNFNRLFNRWGFELKQGILLNLEGTEDETFYIVPNYTSHKILKTVRKNNLNALFPFSQPIFETKIRKQNLVIEKILTTKSNTVFKGGMGAKIIEDPIFQKGDIRDTFCIGMTVSEKTNDITERKIVILGSAKFLQKDLVKVVRGNFSIFLSSLNWLVDQKELPYIEPKSLVTFYLTLTPFQSYVYTIIVVILIPLLIFSIGINIWIHRENA; translated from the coding sequence ATGAAAGGGAAGGGCTTAAATAAGGTGCGAAAACAGAAAAATAGGATATTTATTTTTTCTTTTTCTTTCATTTTTTTAATAGGAATTAATTTATTAAGTCAATTACATTTGCCTGAAATAGATTTAACTTCTAATAGGTTTTATACTTTATCGGCAGTTACCCATTCTTTCCTTAAAAAACTTAATACTCCGGTAACTATTTATGTGATTTGTAAAGATACAAGTAAAAATTTTCGATTATTAGAAATAGTCAAGCAATATCAAATTCATTCTCAATTTGTAAAAGTGAAATATATTAATCCTTCTAAAAATGGATGGATATTGAAAAAGTATGAAGATTCTTTTAACAAAATTGAAGATGGCAGCTTAATTGTTGAATTAGGGAATAGATACATAATTATCAATCGAGATAATATATTAGATATTTTGGTAAATCCTGCTACTAATCAAGAAAAGATATTAGGAGTAAGAATAGAAGAACAACTTACATACGCTATAATGTCTTTAACAAAAGAATCAAGCGTTTTAATATATGAATTAGAAGGTCATGGGGAGAAAAAACTTAAAGATCTTGGCATTCTCAATGAAATTAAATTAGCTAATTATCAAATAAAGAGCATCAATCTTCTTTCAATTTCTCAAATTCCCCGTGAAGCTAAAGTATTATTGGTAATGGCTCCGCAAGTAGACCTCTCAGAAAAAGAGATTGAAATAATCCACAATTACTTAAAAAGTGGTGGAAAAGCAATTTTTTTGATTGATGTGGTAAATGAAAAGTTAACGAATTTTAATCGGTTATTTAATAGGTGGGGCTTTGAGTTGAAGCAAGGAATATTATTAAATTTAGAGGGTACAGAAGATGAAACTTTTTATATTGTTCCAAATTATACCTCTCACAAAATTTTAAAAACGGTGAGAAAAAATAATCTTAATGCTCTTTTTCCATTTTCACAACCCATTTTTGAAACAAAAATAAGAAAACAAAACTTAGTGATAGAAAAAATATTGACGACAAAATCAAATACAGTTTTCAAAGGTGGAATGGGAGCTAAAATAATAGAGGATCCAATATTCCAGAAAGGAGATATAAGGGACACGTTTTGCATTGGCATGACAGTCAGTGAGAAAACAAATGATATAACAGAAAGAAAAATAGTAATTTTAGGCAGCGCTAAATTTCTTCAGAAGGACTTGGTAAAAGTTGTAAGAGGGAATTTCTCAATATTTCTATCTTCATTAAATTGGTTGGTGGACCAAAAAGAACTTCCATATATTGAACCTAAAAGTTTGGTTACGTTTTATTTAACACTTACTCCGTTTCAGTCATATGTTTATACAATTATTGTGGTTATTTTGATACCACTGTTAATTTTTTCAATAGGTATTAATATATGGATACACAGGGAGAATGCATAA
- a CDS encoding Gfo/Idh/MocA family protein: MKICIVGSSGHYVYALRGIKEDPDAKIVGISPGCEGENIERLYSQVNEMGFAPVVYSNPISMFEELKPDIAVINTFFYKNSELAIEAMERGIHVYMEKPVALSIEELEELKSVWKQTKVKLSSMLGLRYTPHFWTAYKLINENKIGRIRLIHAQKSYKLGMRPDFYKQRRTYGGTIPWVGIHAIDWIYWLSGKKFKSVFARHSKLYNNDHGELEATAFCSFVMEDEIFATVNIDYLRPNDAPTHDDDRIRVVGTNGIIEVINGKVFLLNDETKEAIEIKTEDPPVIFLDFLNEVRSTGKCLVSSEDSFYMTLASLLARESADRERVIEFY, translated from the coding sequence ATGAAAATTTGCATTGTAGGTAGTAGTGGGCACTATGTATACGCTTTAAGAGGAATAAAAGAAGACCCTGATGCCAAAATTGTGGGAATCTCTCCTGGATGTGAAGGAGAGAATATTGAAAGGTTATATTCTCAAGTAAATGAAATGGGATTTGCACCTGTGGTTTATAGCAATCCTATAAGCATGTTTGAAGAGCTCAAACCTGACATTGCTGTGATTAATACATTTTTTTATAAAAATTCTGAGCTTGCAATTGAGGCTATGGAAAGAGGAATCCACGTATATATGGAAAAACCTGTTGCACTTTCAATAGAAGAACTTGAAGAACTAAAGAGTGTGTGGAAACAAACAAAAGTAAAACTTTCGTCAATGTTGGGATTGCGCTATACACCCCATTTTTGGACTGCTTATAAACTTATAAATGAAAACAAGATAGGTAGAATAAGACTGATACATGCTCAAAAATCTTATAAACTTGGAATGCGACCTGATTTTTACAAACAGAGAAGAACATATGGCGGAACAATTCCCTGGGTTGGGATTCATGCTATTGATTGGATTTATTGGCTAAGTGGCAAGAAATTTAAATCGGTCTTTGCAAGACATTCAAAACTTTATAATAATGATCATGGTGAGCTTGAAGCCACTGCTTTTTGTAGTTTTGTAATGGAAGATGAAATTTTTGCAACTGTAAATATCGACTATTTGCGTCCAAACGATGCACCAACGCACGACGATGACCGAATTAGAGTTGTTGGTACAAATGGAATAATTGAAGTTATAAATGGAAAGGTTTTCTTGCTAAATGATGAAACAAAAGAAGCAATAGAAATTAAGACAGAAGATCCGCCGGTAATATTCTTAGATTTTTTGAATGAAGTACGCAGCACAGGAAAGTGCTTAGTAAGTAGCGAAGATAGCTTTTATATGACATTAGCTTCACTTTTGGCAAGGGAGTCTGCAGATAGGGAAAGGGTAATTGAGTTTTATTAA
- a CDS encoding SGNH/GDSL hydrolase family protein translates to MMRIVEKIRQKNENYHSGPIPTIVFLGDSVTHGCFEIIEGTKRTLEVVCDFEAVYHNQFKKILSMVFPFAPINIVNAGISGDTAQGGLQRLERDVLRFNPDLVVVCYGLNDSNKGKEYLNEYLDSLAGIFLELKKHDIEVIFLTPNMKNTYISPAIKSLPLIEMAKLNMESQINGTLDLYIDSAKELCQKEKVVVCDCYEKWKKLYHSGVDTTNLLSNFINHPNRPMHKLFAWSLFETIMF, encoded by the coding sequence ATGATGCGCATTGTAGAAAAAATTAGACAAAAAAATGAAAATTATCACTCCGGTCCAATACCTACAATTGTCTTTTTGGGTGACAGTGTAACCCACGGTTGCTTTGAGATCATTGAAGGAACAAAAAGAACATTAGAAGTTGTGTGCGATTTCGAAGCTGTCTATCATAATCAATTTAAAAAAATCTTATCAATGGTGTTTCCATTTGCTCCGATTAATATTGTCAATGCAGGCATAAGCGGCGATACAGCACAAGGTGGCTTACAAAGACTTGAAAGAGATGTTTTAAGATTTAACCCAGACCTTGTGGTAGTATGCTATGGATTAAACGATAGTAACAAAGGAAAAGAGTATTTGAATGAATATTTAGATAGTTTAGCAGGGATATTTTTAGAACTTAAAAAACACGATATTGAAGTAATCTTTTTAACTCCCAACATGAAAAATACTTATATTTCACCAGCTATAAAGAGCTTGCCGTTAATTGAGATGGCAAAATTAAATATGGAAAGTCAAATCAATGGAACATTAGACCTTTACATAGACTCAGCTAAGGAGCTTTGCCAAAAAGAAAAGGTTGTAGTTTGTGATTGTTATGAAAAATGGAAAAAGCTTTATCATAGTGGCGTTGACACAACAAATCTTCTTTCAAATTTTATAAATCACCCCAATCGCCCGATGCATAAGCTCTTTGCATGGTCATTGTTTGAAACAATTATGTTTTAA
- a CDS encoding glycosyl hydrolase: MDINFKIKPFWFWNGKMENDEIAEQIKEMHDKGIGGFFIHPRQGLEIPYLSHEWFEKVSVAIECAKKYNMEVWLYDEYPYPSGISAGEVVAQHPEYQAFILDYKVFEAKDNEEICIEIPMCEVLLARAYRIRNDNIVWNEYIDLIDYIGVIYKEHIYQESGLTFYNRKRYFVGDGAKVLKWKVPKGEWKIFLFYQYPLKNFKYFGTFIDPLNKDAVRLFIQTTHERYKKYLGHEFGKTIKGIFTDETAPVAGKLPWSKLLPKLFEQTYGENLIEKLPQIICTDIFDTAYAKFKYQFWKLVVDTFIESYDKLILEWCHQNNLLYVGEKPILRSSQLAFMDIPGIDAGHQKAGDIPQVVSENYRANPKIASSAAHFYKKERVLCECFHSIGWSITIQDMKWIFDWLILQGIDMFVPHAFYYSADGLKKHDAPPSAFFQMPWWKHQKILSEYVENVTKMLKNCKRKVDVLVVDPITSQWTCFNEREIKEKISKDFCRIQQILLEENVDYYVIDQSLVGSLECRNQKIYYDNEKFELLIIPPVTNLEKEAYLKIKDLIFKGCKLIFIGCLPFQSIEDFDVAKDISNLLGVNPMDIAKAYTTGSKLNNIVFLNSCIFISNIEDLAAKIDKICKKPVSISYESLNDRGILCAYFEDVDHDLLFIINPTKEKKSCKIHVGYKADEITRIYSVPLTLQELDKEINFENSLDKKQMTFSMSFEPFQSYLIKLEKGLVKNSDNKKDIEKKIFQYKIPLETSWRFSIESLNPLRLGRWNLKLIFNNGNEQYSTSSKITVTPKPIIDQIEEAKIPIPLKTKSFFGCPKEIILPSFEAIYTTSFFVDVADQKFWLVIEDEGIKGEWFMFLNGYTILPKDFVPKRFYSHTNLAYDISNLIKLGENQLCVCVKISRSFDGLLTPIYIFSMAGIFKVDDSWHIGNLPTQGCFGKDLENGIPFYAGFIKYEKELQMPSLESGFVELFIEDNIDQCVSLYINDEYIGTRCWQPYRWKIDSDLLSSKKVKLTLEVSTSSLQLFEGEVIEPITHKIKTI; this comes from the coding sequence ATGGATATCAACTTTAAAATAAAACCTTTCTGGTTTTGGAATGGGAAAATGGAAAATGATGAAATAGCAGAGCAAATAAAAGAGATGCATGACAAAGGAATTGGTGGATTCTTCATTCATCCACGGCAAGGCCTTGAAATACCCTACCTTTCTCACGAGTGGTTTGAAAAGGTTTCTGTTGCAATTGAATGTGCAAAAAAATATAACATGGAAGTGTGGCTTTATGATGAATATCCTTATCCAAGTGGAATTTCAGCTGGTGAAGTAGTTGCTCAGCATCCTGAGTATCAAGCTTTTATATTAGATTATAAAGTGTTTGAGGCAAAAGATAATGAAGAGATTTGCATTGAAATTCCCATGTGTGAAGTGTTATTAGCAAGAGCCTATAGAATAAGAAACGATAATATAGTATGGAATGAATACATAGATTTGATTGATTATATTGGTGTAATCTACAAAGAACACATTTACCAAGAAAGTGGGCTTACGTTTTACAATAGGAAAAGATACTTTGTTGGAGATGGGGCAAAAGTTCTTAAATGGAAAGTACCAAAAGGAGAGTGGAAGATATTTTTGTTTTATCAGTATCCATTAAAAAATTTTAAATATTTCGGAACATTTATCGACCCTCTAAACAAAGATGCTGTAAGACTGTTCATTCAAACCACTCATGAAAGATATAAAAAATACTTAGGTCATGAGTTTGGAAAAACAATAAAGGGAATTTTTACGGATGAAACAGCTCCAGTTGCCGGCAAACTTCCTTGGTCAAAATTGCTTCCTAAGCTTTTTGAGCAAACATATGGGGAAAATCTTATTGAAAAATTACCTCAAATTATTTGCACAGACATATTTGATACAGCTTATGCTAAATTTAAGTATCAGTTTTGGAAGCTTGTTGTGGACACATTTATTGAAAGCTACGACAAACTAATCCTTGAATGGTGCCACCAGAATAATCTTCTATATGTAGGTGAAAAACCAATTTTGAGAAGCTCGCAATTAGCATTTATGGACATTCCCGGAATAGACGCAGGGCACCAAAAGGCTGGTGACATTCCCCAGGTTGTATCTGAAAACTACAGAGCAAATCCAAAGATAGCATCATCTGCCGCTCACTTTTATAAAAAGGAAAGGGTTTTGTGTGAATGCTTTCATAGTATCGGCTGGAGCATCACAATTCAAGATATGAAATGGATATTTGATTGGCTAATACTACAGGGAATAGACATGTTTGTTCCTCATGCTTTTTATTATAGTGCAGATGGGCTTAAAAAACACGATGCTCCACCTTCAGCCTTTTTCCAGATGCCTTGGTGGAAACATCAAAAAATATTGTCTGAGTATGTAGAAAATGTAACTAAAATGCTTAAAAATTGCAAAAGAAAAGTTGATGTACTTGTAGTAGATCCAATTACAAGCCAGTGGACCTGTTTTAATGAGAGAGAGATAAAAGAAAAGATTTCAAAGGATTTCTGTAGAATTCAACAAATTCTTTTAGAAGAAAATGTAGACTACTATGTGATTGACCAGTCATTAGTGGGGAGTTTGGAATGCAGGAATCAAAAGATCTATTATGACAATGAAAAATTTGAATTATTGATCATTCCACCTGTGACCAATTTAGAAAAAGAGGCTTACTTAAAGATAAAAGATCTAATATTTAAAGGATGTAAGCTAATATTTATTGGCTGTTTGCCATTTCAAAGCATCGAAGATTTTGATGTTGCAAAAGATATTAGCAATCTTCTTGGAGTAAATCCTATGGACATCGCAAAGGCATATACAACAGGTTCTAAATTGAACAATATAGTTTTTCTAAACAGTTGTATTTTCATTAGTAACATAGAAGATTTGGCTGCAAAAATTGACAAGATTTGTAAAAAGCCTGTAAGTATATCATATGAATCTCTTAACGACCGCGGTATTCTCTGTGCTTACTTTGAGGATGTAGATCATGATCTTTTATTCATAATAAACCCAACTAAGGAGAAAAAGAGTTGTAAGATACACGTGGGTTACAAGGCTGATGAAATAACCAGAATTTATTCGGTTCCATTAACATTGCAAGAACTTGATAAGGAAATAAATTTCGAAAATTCTTTAGATAAAAAGCAAATGACTTTTTCCATGAGTTTTGAGCCTTTTCAATCGTATTTAATCAAATTAGAAAAAGGTTTGGTTAAGAACAGTGATAACAAAAAGGATATTGAAAAGAAAATTTTTCAATATAAAATTCCTCTTGAAACTTCCTGGAGATTTTCAATTGAGAGTTTAAATCCATTGAGGCTTGGTAGATGGAATTTAAAACTTATTTTCAACAACGGAAATGAACAGTACTCAACATCTTCAAAAATTACAGTGACCCCAAAACCGATAATTGATCAGATAGAAGAAGCAAAAATTCCAATACCACTAAAAACAAAAAGTTTCTTTGGATGTCCAAAAGAAATAATATTGCCAAGCTTTGAGGCAATATACACTACTTCATTTTTTGTAGATGTTGCAGACCAAAAATTCTGGCTTGTAATTGAAGATGAAGGTATAAAAGGTGAATGGTTTATGTTTTTGAATGGCTACACTATTTTACCAAAAGATTTTGTACCTAAAAGATTTTATTCTCATACTAATTTAGCATATGACATTAGCAACTTAATTAAATTGGGAGAAAATCAGCTTTGTGTATGCGTTAAGATTAGCAGGTCTTTTGATGGACTTCTTACACCCATTTATATTTTCAGCATGGCAGGTATATTCAAAGTTGATGACAGCTGGCATATAGGCAACCTTCCAACTCAAGGCTGCTTTGGTAAAGACCTTGAAAATGGCATTCCTTTTTATGCTGGTTTTATAAAGTACGAAAAAGAACTTCAAATGCCATCTTTGGAAAGTGGTTTTGTGGAACTCTTTATTGAAGATAACATAGATCAGTGTGTAAGTCTTTATATAAATGATGAATATATAGGTACAAGGTGCTGGCAACCTTACAGATGGAAGATAGATTCTGATTTACTTTCTTCAAAGAAGGTAAAGCTCACCCTTGAAGTATCAACTTCGAGCCTGCAGCTGTTTGAAGGTGAAGTTATTGAACCAATAACACATAAAATTAAAACAATATGA
- a CDS encoding LacI family DNA-binding transcriptional regulator: MIKIPATIKDIARYTGLSIATISKYLNGGNVLEKNRILIEEAIKALDFEVNEIARGLRTNKTMTVGVLIPVFEQFFSTIISSLETILLETGYSVVVCDYKDDEKLEKERFDFLYKKRVDALVVVPSSLKGSDIRKIVKRDIPIIAIDRPIPDYECDTIVVNNFEVSYKAVEKLITMGHRKIGIICGPQNIYTAKERLRGYIEAHKNYNVEIDQGYIKFSDYHSMESGFKKMMELLEKDNPPTAVFITNYDMTVGSIIALNEKDVKIPDELSVIGFDSIEIARMVKPPLSLVLQPTEEIGKVAAELILKRLKGDKSDFPLFKKLDAQLLIKKSIKEIKC, from the coding sequence GTGATAAAAATTCCTGCGACCATCAAAGACATTGCTCGCTACACAGGCTTGTCAATTGCAACAATTTCAAAATACTTAAATGGAGGAAATGTGCTTGAAAAAAATAGAATATTGATTGAAGAAGCCATAAAAGCCTTGGATTTTGAAGTGAATGAGATTGCAAGAGGCTTGAGGACAAATAAGACTATGACCGTGGGTGTGCTTATACCTGTGTTTGAGCAGTTCTTTAGCACTATTATTTCGAGTTTAGAAACAATCTTGCTTGAAACAGGCTATAGCGTTGTTGTATGCGACTATAAAGATGATGAGAAATTGGAAAAGGAGAGATTTGATTTTCTTTATAAAAAAAGAGTAGATGCTCTTGTAGTTGTTCCCTCTTCTTTGAAGGGCTCTGATATAAGAAAAATTGTAAAAAGAGATATTCCAATAATAGCAATTGATAGACCAATTCCAGATTACGAGTGTGACACAATTGTTGTAAACAATTTTGAGGTTTCGTACAAAGCGGTGGAAAAACTTATTACCATGGGACATAGAAAAATTGGCATAATATGCGGCCCGCAAAATATTTATACAGCAAAGGAAAGACTGAGAGGTTACATTGAAGCACACAAGAATTATAACGTGGAAATAGACCAAGGGTATATAAAATTTAGTGATTATCACAGTATGGAATCAGGATTTAAAAAGATGATGGAGCTTTTAGAGAAAGATAATCCTCCTACTGCAGTATTCATCACAAATTACGATATGACTGTAGGGAGTATAATCGCTCTGAATGAAAAGGATGTCAAAATTCCCGATGAACTTTCTGTAATTGGATTTGACAGCATTGAAATAGCAAGAATGGTAAAACCACCTCTATCTTTAGTGCTACAACCAACAGAGGAAATTGGCAAAGTAGCAGCTGAGCTTATTTTGAAAAGATTAAAAGGGGATAAAAGCGATTTTCCTCTCTTTAAAAAGTTGGATGCACAACTTTTGATAAAAAAGTCTATAAAAGAGATCAAATGTTGA
- a CDS encoding L-fucose isomerase, translated as MSNERLNVFIGEKRLVEDYPKVGIRPTIDGRYGGVRESLEEQTWRLAKSVAEFIEKNVYLPNGEKVKCVLPPRCIGGVVEARMADELFKKEGVGLSITVTPCWCYGSETMDMTLDIPKAVWGFNGTERPGAVYLAAVSAAHNQKGLPVFKIYGKDVQDKDDFSIPQDVQEKILKFVKSALAVSIMKNKSYLSIGNVSMGIAGSIVDPDFFEDYLGMRVECVDMSEIIRRIEEKIYDQEEFERAIQWVRNNCKEGKDPNPPEKRVDRKKKDEVWEFVVKMAIITRDLMIGNKKLEALGYPEEALGHNAILAGFQGQRQWTDHFPNGDFMETILNSSFDWNGLRQPYILATENDSLNGVCMLFGHLLTNTAQIFADVRTYWSPDAIYRVTGWKPEGLSENGVIHLINSGSAALDGTGQQEIDGKPAIKSFWEITEEEVRKCLEATRFCYANLGYFRGGGFSTKFVTRGGMPVTISRLNIVKGLGPVLQIAEGWTVELPPNVHEILDRRTDPTWPTTWFVPKLTGKGAFKSVYSVMENWGANHCAITYGHVGDLFITLASMLRIPVCMHNVEEERIFRPSAWSAFGTEDLEGADFRACKNFGPLYKK; from the coding sequence ATGTCAAATGAAAGATTGAATGTTTTCATAGGTGAAAAAAGACTTGTTGAAGATTACCCCAAGGTGGGTATAAGACCAACTATAGATGGAAGATATGGTGGAGTAAGAGAGTCTTTAGAAGAGCAGACATGGAGATTAGCAAAATCGGTAGCAGAATTTATTGAAAAGAATGTTTATTTGCCAAATGGCGAGAAGGTAAAGTGTGTACTCCCTCCTCGATGTATTGGTGGTGTTGTTGAGGCAAGAATGGCAGATGAACTTTTCAAAAAAGAGGGAGTTGGCCTTTCTATAACAGTCACGCCTTGCTGGTGTTATGGTTCTGAAACAATGGATATGACACTGGATATTCCAAAAGCTGTATGGGGATTTAATGGTACAGAAAGACCGGGTGCTGTATATCTTGCTGCAGTGTCGGCCGCTCACAATCAAAAAGGGTTACCTGTCTTTAAGATATATGGGAAGGATGTTCAAGACAAAGATGATTTTTCAATTCCTCAAGATGTCCAAGAAAAGATTTTAAAGTTTGTAAAAAGTGCCTTAGCAGTTTCTATAATGAAAAATAAGTCCTATCTTTCAATTGGAAACGTATCGATGGGAATCGCAGGTTCTATTGTTGACCCTGACTTTTTTGAGGATTATCTTGGGATGAGAGTTGAGTGTGTTGACATGTCAGAGATAATAAGGCGAATAGAAGAAAAAATATACGACCAAGAAGAATTTGAAAGGGCAATACAGTGGGTGAGGAATAATTGTAAGGAAGGAAAAGATCCTAATCCACCAGAGAAAAGAGTTGACAGAAAAAAGAAGGATGAGGTATGGGAATTTGTGGTCAAGATGGCTATAATAACAAGAGATTTAATGATTGGTAACAAAAAGCTTGAAGCATTGGGTTATCCCGAAGAAGCACTTGGACATAATGCAATTTTAGCAGGATTTCAAGGACAGCGGCAGTGGACAGATCATTTTCCAAACGGTGACTTTATGGAAACAATTCTCAACTCCTCATTTGACTGGAATGGACTAAGACAGCCCTACATACTTGCGACTGAAAATGATAGCTTAAACGGTGTATGTATGTTATTTGGGCATCTTCTTACAAATACAGCCCAGATTTTTGCAGACGTTAGAACATATTGGAGTCCAGATGCTATTTATAGAGTTACTGGATGGAAACCAGAAGGGCTTTCGGAAAATGGTGTGATTCATCTTATAAATTCAGGTTCAGCAGCACTGGACGGAACAGGTCAGCAAGAGATTGACGGCAAGCCTGCTATAAAATCTTTCTGGGAAATCACTGAAGAAGAAGTTAGAAAGTGTTTAGAGGCAACAAGATTCTGTTATGCAAATTTGGGCTATTTTAGGGGTGGTGGATTTTCAACAAAATTTGTGACAAGAGGTGGTATGCCTGTTACAATCTCAAGATTAAATATTGTTAAAGGGTTGGGACCTGTTCTTCAGATTGCAGAAGGCTGGACAGTAGAACTTCCTCCAAATGTTCATGAAATACTTGATAGAAGGACAGATCCGACATGGCCAACCACATGGTTTGTTCCAAAACTTACTGGCAAGGGAGCATTTAAGAGTGTATACTCTGTGATGGAAAACTGGGGAGCAAATCATTGTGCAATAACCTATGGACATGTGGGTGATTTGTTTATCACATTGGCATCTATGTTAAGGATTCCAGTGTGCATGCACAATGTAGAAGAAGAAAGAATATTCAGACCGAGTGCTTGGAGTGCGTTTGGAACAGAAGACTTAGAGGGTGCAGATTTTAGAGCATGCAAGAATTTTGGCCCACTTTATAAAAAATAA
- a CDS encoding alpha-L-fucosidase — protein sequence MEEYLKTIQQGPFSPTWESLRQFKCPQWFLDAKFGIWAHWGPQSVPMYGDWYARNIYIEGQPQYYYHWRKYGHPSKIGYKDIVQMWKAEKFNPEELINLYIKTGAKYFVAQAVHHDNFDNWNSRYHRWNAVNMGPKKDIVGMWAKAARERGLPFGVSEHLAASFSWFAPSKGCDSKGPYKSVPYDGNDPAYEDFYHPNRDEYELEKRHGKIVNWYSQNTQWHIKWFLRIKDLIDQYEPDFLYSDGGVPFGEIGLSIIAHLYNTSAKNYGGVNQAVYTQKDTNPDVYKIGVLDIERGAAEDILPHPWQTDTCVGGWFYDVRAVYKTPEQVIEMLIDIVSKGGNLLLNIPQKPDGTLDDECLYILDEIAKWMKVNAEAIYATRPWIRYGEGPTKAQGGAFQEKKLEWTKDDFRFTQKDGKIFAFQMKYPEDNRAIIKSLGLSSGISVKEVKLLGFEDKLEFEQLNNALIIKLPEKYCSTGYPHCFCIK from the coding sequence ATGGAGGAGTATTTAAAAACCATCCAACAAGGTCCATTCTCACCAACATGGGAATCTTTAAGGCAGTTCAAATGTCCTCAATGGTTTTTAGATGCCAAGTTTGGTATTTGGGCGCACTGGGGACCTCAATCGGTTCCTATGTATGGTGACTGGTATGCACGCAATATTTATATAGAAGGACAACCACAGTATTACTACCATTGGCGAAAGTATGGGCATCCTTCAAAGATTGGTTACAAAGATATTGTTCAGATGTGGAAGGCCGAAAAGTTTAATCCAGAGGAATTAATTAACCTGTATATAAAAACAGGGGCAAAATATTTTGTTGCTCAGGCTGTTCACCACGATAACTTTGATAACTGGAATTCCCGATACCATAGGTGGAATGCAGTAAATATGGGTCCCAAAAAAGATATTGTTGGAATGTGGGCAAAGGCTGCAAGGGAAAGAGGTCTTCCGTTTGGTGTATCAGAACATTTAGCAGCAAGCTTTTCATGGTTTGCACCAAGCAAAGGATGTGATTCAAAAGGACCATACAAGAGTGTTCCATATGATGGAAATGACCCTGCCTATGAGGATTTTTATCACCCAAATAGGGACGAGTATGAATTAGAAAAACGGCATGGAAAGATTGTCAATTGGTACTCGCAAAATACACAGTGGCATATAAAATGGTTTTTAAGAATAAAAGATTTAATCGACCAGTATGAACCAGACTTTTTGTATTCAGATGGTGGTGTTCCATTTGGTGAGATTGGTCTGAGTATAATTGCGCATCTTTACAATACAAGCGCAAAAAATTATGGCGGTGTAAATCAAGCAGTGTATACTCAAAAAGACACAAATCCAGATGTGTATAAAATTGGTGTTTTGGACATTGAACGTGGAGCAGCCGAAGATATTCTACCTCATCCATGGCAGACAGATACATGTGTAGGTGGTTGGTTTTATGATGTAAGAGCTGTATATAAAACTCCTGAGCAGGTAATTGAAATGCTTATTGATATTGTCAGCAAAGGTGGAAACCTTCTTTTAAACATTCCACAAAAACCAGATGGCACACTGGATGATGAGTGTCTTTATATTCTTGATGAGATTGCAAAATGGATGAAAGTAAACGCAGAAGCCATATATGCAACACGTCCATGGATAAGATATGGAGAAGGTCCGACAAAAGCTCAAGGTGGAGCTTTCCAGGAGAAAAAGCTTGAGTGGACAAAAGATGATTTTAGATTTACCCAAAAAGATGGGAAAATTTTTGCTTTTCAAATGAAGTATCCAGAAGATAACAGAGCAATCATCAAAAGTTTGGGACTGTCAAGTGGTATCTCTGTCAAAGAGGTAAAACTTTTAGGTTTTGAAGATAAGCTTGAATTTGAACAGCTCAATAACGCTCTGATAATCAAATTGCCAGAAAAGTACTGCAGCACAGGATATCCACACTGTTTTTGCATAAAGTAA